TTTGCTGAATATCGGCTATATAAACAATGGCAGCTATAATGAGACAATCAATGCCCACAGTGTGTAATACAAAAGAGCTGGTCCAGAGTTTTTTATTGATGGGGAAAGAATAATTCCAGAAATGCGCCAAGACCAACAGGGCAAAACCAGCCAGCATCAGTTTGGTGAGGGCTTCATAGGTGCCGCCTTTTTGTTGCAGGAACCTGCCTACCCAGTAACCACCTACAACATTGGCAATGGCCGGGAACGTACTTAAAAAACCTTCGGGATCAAAAGGCACGCCTTCGCCATGATATAAATGGTCGGGACCGAGCAGCCACAGATCGAGCTTTAAAACGGCATTGCCAGCCAGCGACAACGGATCGGCCGAATCGCCAAAGAAATACAGCACGGGCCAGTATAACAACAGGATGGCAGCGGTAATAATGATCGTTGCGCGGAATTTTAAAAAGTAAAGCATCAGCGAAGCAAAGCAATACGCCAGCGCTATGCGTTGTAAAACGCCAAAAACGCGCGTTTTCTCAAATGGATAAAAGGCGTACACGCCGGTTACCTTATCCATCCGCACAAAGGGAAACCAGTACATGAGGTAACCCAGTATAAAAATGAGTAATGTTCGTTTTAAAATTTTACCCAGTACAAAGCCGGTCGAAGCATTCTCCCACCTGGGCATTACAAAGCTCATGGCATTACCTACCGCAAATAAAAAAGATGGAAAAACCAGGTCGGTAGGCGTAAAACCATGCCATTGGGCATGCAGCAGCGGTGCATAGGTATGGCTCCCATCAGGCGAGGTATTTACAATGATCATGAAGCAAATGGTCATGCCCCTGAACACATCGAGGGCCAGGAATCGTTTTTGTTGTTGCATGTCAGTTTGAAATTGGTGTAGCAGTAATTACCTGGAATAAGCCGAAAGTAATCATTTCACACGAATAGGCAAACAACTGAGCCGGGCTGCTGCTGATTTATTTTCTTATTGGGATGTTAAGCGCCGCCATCATGCGGTAAAACAACTCCGTGTTTTCATATACGCCCCTGAAACGGAACGATTGCGGGCCATAGGCAAACACCGGCACCGGTGTGGCAGTATGGTCGTTGGTGGAAAAATTACCGCTTACATAGCCATTGGAATAATCGCCGGCCAGCAGCGACAAACCACCGGTTTCGTGATCGGCTGTTACAATAACAAGTGTTTGTCCGTCTGCATCAGCAAATTGCATCGCTTTGCCTATCACCTGGTCAAAATCCATTACCTCGCTGGCTACATACGATAGGTCGTTGGCATGACCGCCATAATCAACCTGCGCGCCCTCCGTCATTAAAAAAAATCCCGCTTTATTGCGGGACAACGTTTTCACTGCTTTTGAGAAGGCCTGTTCCAGCCAGTGCTCCCGCCCCCGCAGCACGGGCAAACCCGCCTTCGGGTCAACCACCACCCATTTTTTACCAGGTACATCTTTCACGCTGTCCACACTATGAACAACAGTAAATTCAGGCGACAACTCCTGGAAGGCGCTGTCGGAACCGGCGTCTTTGACATTTCCTTCCAGCAGGGCAACATTTGCTAAACTCTCCCTGCCCGATCCCATCAGCAGATCGATATCGGCCTTTTTAAGATCATGAATGATAGCAATAGAATTTTCCCGGTCGGTTTGATGCGCGTAGAAATCAGCCGGCGTGGCATCGGTAATATCCCCACAGGTAACCAGCCCGGTTTTTATATTTTTTGTTTTCAGAAACACCGGCAGCAAGGGAATGGCTACTCCGGTATGATCTACGCCCACATGCCGGTTATTGGTTTTTTCACCGGAAGCAAAGGCCGTTGAACCGGGGGCCGAATCGGTAACATAACAATCGTACGAGCTGGTTTTGGAGAACCCGATATTACGCATGTTGAAAACATTCAGCGCGCCTTTATTGGCGGTATAACCGGCATACAACTGGGCCAGCCCTGTACCATCGCCAATGAACAGTAAAATATTCTTTACCGGTTTATCAACGCCATCATGCAGAAAAGTGGGTTGATAAGGCTTATACCCGGTTTTATTTTTAAAAGAGTTCGACGGCATTTTCCGCAGAAAATCTGACAATGCTTTAATGCTATCTGTATTGATATAATCCACCTGCAGGCGCATCAACTGGATCCAGGCATTGGTAAAATCAGGGGCTCCCCAAAAACGAACCCGTTTGTTGAGTGCATGCGCATGTGATACCAGTTTTTGCAGCGTATCCCATTGCGGCGAAGGAATAATTCCTTTTCCATTCCACATGGTATATTTTTTCAGATCGGCGCTTAGCATCACCACGCGCGCAAGGGCAGCGGCCGGATACTCTTTTTGCAATTCACCATCGAACCAGATAAAGGAAGGATAAGAAGCATACGCCGATACCTCGGGCCGGTTGCCACTGATAGCAATCTGCAAAGTTGAACACTGTGTAAGCACGGGATATTTCCGCAACAGTTCAACCAGTTTGTTCAGGGTAGTTACGCTGTCGGTTTTTATATCTATCATAAACTGCAGGTGCCGGGCGGCATCTGCATAAATATGTCCCTTGTTCTTTTCTATAAATGACTGCAACGGTTTCAGGTACATATCTTCCAGTGTTCGGTGCAATGCCAGTTCCTTTTCACTATGCGCTACCAGTATTTCACCATTATACCAGAAGATATCGGCCTCTATGGAACCAAAGGTTTCATTATAGGCCGTTAACAGCGGAACCGGCTGCTCATAGTCGTTGTGCGAGTGCGCATTGGCAACGGTATAGTTAGCAGGTTGGGAGAAAGCTGTTGTTCTGAGAACGATCAATAAAGTAAAAAGTAGCTTATTCAATTTGAAATATTTTTTTGTCAGTAGTGAATGGTGAGTAGTGAGTAGTCAGTAGTGAGTGGGTTTCCGATAATCCGGAAGGCTGAACAATAGCGAGTTAACTCACTACTCACTACTGACTACTCACTACTCACAACTCACCAACCCGTGCTTTGTTTTATCACCCCGCCGCTATTGCTGATCTCCGTAGAAGGAACAGGCCATACGTTGTGCACCGCAGGATTAAATGTTCTGGCCGGCCAGATAATGGCGCCGTTATAACCATGTAACGGTTGTGCATAGGCAGTTTGTGCATCGCCCCAGCGAACCAGGTCACGGTGACGATCGGCCCATTCACCGGCAAATTCACAGCGGCGTTGCTTTTTCAATTCCGCCAGGGTAGCGCCGGTAATGTTTGTCAATCCCGCGCGGTTACGGATGGCGTTGATCTCTGCATCGGCATTTTTACCCTGCATCAATTCGGCTTCTGCTTTTATCAGCAACACTTCGGCATAACGCAGCAATGGCGGATTCAGAGCAGTGGTTGGGTGATCGCCGTTAGGACTAATATACGTACTAATAGGATTTGCATAGGAAAATGGCTCCATATATTTCCTGAACTGGTAACCACTTAAACTATTGGCGGAACCATAAACAGTATCTTTTCCAAAGAAGCGGAAAGCGTCACCCGGTTTCAGGATGGTAACCTCCCTGCGCTGATCACCATTTTCATAGGCATCGTACAATTCTTTGGTTGGTGTATAATATCCCCAGCCATTGTATTTTCCCCAACCTTTGTTCTCGAGCATAACACCAGGCAGAATGCTGCCCCAGCCTCCTGTTCCTTTTGGCGTACTAAGAGCGCTCCAGATGTATTCTTTGGTCCAGTTATTGGCAATGGTAAATACATCGCCAAATTTGCCAAGCAGGGCATGCTTGCCGCTTTTTATCACCGAGTCGGCATACTTCTCTGCATTGGGCCAGCTCTTTGTATACAGGTACATTTTCGACAGGTAGGCCCAGGCGGCGGTTTTATGGGCACGGCCATAATCTTCCGCCTTATAAGTATCGAAATAAGGCAACAGGTTGGCGGCGGTTTTAAAATCGCTTTCAACCAGTGCATAATTTTCGCTTACACTGGCAGCGCGGGCCACCGCGGCAGTACTGGAAGAATTGGCTTCCGTAACAATGGGTACACCGGCATTTTCATTCCCATAGTTATACGACAATTGAAAATACATCAGTCCGCGTAAGAAATAAGCTTCGCCCAGGATCCTGCTCTTCAATGCTCCATCCATTTCAATACCGGGCACGTGCAGAATGATATCATTGGCGCGTTTAATAACTATGTACCGCATCTTCCATTGATCGGTAAGATAAGATACGCCGGAAGTAGCGCTGTTGAAATTTTTCACGTTATCGGCCTTGGCATTGGAACGGCCGGTCACCATGTCGTCACTGGCATTGATGTACCACATAAAACCGCGGCCATAAAACTCTTCACCATCAAATTGTTCATACAGGGCATTGGACCCGCTGATGGCATCGGCCTGCGTTTTCCAGAAATTTCCTGTTACGGGCGAACCCTCCGGTTCAATATCCAGTTTCTTATCACAGCTGGTTAATACACCTGCCGCCATGCAATATATTACGATATTATTGAGTATCTTTTTCATTGTTAAGTTTGCTTATTCGGTTAGAAATTAACGTTTACTCCAACAAATACCGAACGCGCCTGCGGATAACGGCCTTTGTCGATGCCGTATTCGTTCATGCCCACCTCAGGATCGAACCCTTTATACTTTGTGATGGTAACCAGGTTATTGGCGGTTACGTATACCCGCAGGGTATTTATCTTAACCCGGTTGGTCAGCTTGCCCGGTAAGGTATAACCCAGAGTCACGTTCTTGATACGGGCATAAGAGCCATTATCGAGATACCAGTCGCTCACGGTGCTGAAGTTGCCATTGGCATCGGTTAAAGACACCCGGGGAATGGCAGCATTGGGATTTTCCGGCGTCCAGGCATTCACTACATCATGCAGCATATTGTAATTCTGACCGCTCGCGCCGGCCTGCATGGCCAGGTACTTGAGACCGTTGAAGATCTTGTTGCCCTGTACCCCCTGCACAAAGAAGTTCAGATCAAAATTTTTGTAGCTGGCATTAAAACTGAAGCCATAGGTGAAATTGGGATAATTGCCCTTTCTTATCACCCGGTCACTATCATCAATTTTACCATTGCCGCTTACATCCACAAACTTCAGATCGCCGGGTTTTGCATTCGGCTGAATAAGGGCGCCATTTTTATTCTTATAGTTGTTTACTTCATCCTGCGTTTTAAATATCCCGGCCGTAGGTACCACGTAGTACGACCAAAGCGGGCTGCCCACCTGCATGATCACCGGCGCCAGGGTGCTGCGGATGTTTATATCGGCTGTTGAAACGGTAGTGATATTATCGGTGAGGGAAACCAGTTTGTTCGATACTTTAGTGATCGTAGCACCTATGCTGTACTGAAATGCGGCTTTGGGATTACCATTGTAATTAATACCCAGCTCGATGCCTTTATCCTGCGCTTCACCCACGTTATCCCATTTACCATAGTTTACCCCATTGGTACTGGCCGGCGGTCGGCGATACAGCATGTTCTCTGTATTCTTGATAAAATAATCGGCATTCAACGAAAGGCGGTTATCCAGCACAGCAACATCGGCCCCAACGTTGTATTGACGGGATTGAGCCCATTTCATATTCAAATTTGAAATAGCATCCTCTGCATATCCATACACCTGGGCGGGATCCTGCCCCATGTAGGCGGTGGTAGGCTGCATAGGCACATTCACCGAGTTAGCCGGCAAACTACCCAGGTTACCCAGCAAACCATAACTGGTGCGCAGTTTCAGGTTGTTCAACCAGTTTATGCCATGCATAAACGCCTCGCGACTGATAACCCAACCGCCGGTAACTGCATAATAGTTGGCAAACTTGTTCCCTTTGGCCACCAGGGAAGTTCCATCGCGCCGGCCTAATAAGGTAAGCAGGTATTTTTCCTGGTAGTCATAGTTCACCCGCGCCAGGTACGAAACAAGCGCCTTTTCCGTCTTGTAGCTTTGGGGTTTAAAAATATCGTTGGCATTCTGAAAATAGCGGTACACCACCCGTTCATCGGTAAAATCCTGTGCCTGCGCATAGGCGCCTTCGGCCAGTTCGTGCTGGTATACATAACCAGCTACGGCCGTTACGTGATGTTCCCCAAATTCTTTATTATAAGTAAGCGTTTGTTCAGCCAGCAGGTTTGTGTAATTATCATTGCTGATGGAAAGCTGGTTGAAATCGAAGATCTTTCCGATTTCCAGCACGCGGGTATCAAACTCCCTGGCAGTAGAAAAACTTTTTGTAAGGGCAAAATTGCTTCGAAAGGTAAGGTTGCGGTGCAGTTTGATATCCACATATGGATTGATCAGAATTCCATTCACCGGGTTCTTGTAATCCAGGCGGTTCAGGTAAGCAACGGGGTTTATTACATCGCCATAGCTTCCGGCATAGGTAGCAGGCAGGCCTGCATAGGTACCATCCGCATTGTAAGGCGCCACGCTGGGTGGATAAAAGATCGCCGATAAGATAGCGCCGGTATAAGCGCTTTGGGTATTGGCGCCATTGCCATTGGTAAACGTGTATTGCAGGTTCTCCCCTACTTTTAACCAGGGTTTCAGTTGATGATCGGAGTTAAGACGGAAATTATACCGTTCGGTATAGGTATTCAGCAATGTACCCTCCGCCTTGCGATAACCAAAACCCATAAAATATTTCGACTTATCACTGCCGCCATTGATATTGACGTTATAGTCGTTTATATGACCGGTCCTGAAAATATCATCCATCCAGTTGGTACGGGTTATTTGTCCGTCGGGATAGGTGGTGGCATCAAAAGCCGGAGACCTTGGTTTGCCGGCATTGTCAGCAGCCAGGTTCATCATATCGGCGTATTCTTTGGCGTTTAACGGCTGCAATTTGCGCCAGGCCTTTTGTGCACCGTATTTGGCATCTACCGTGATGGAAGCGGCGCCTGATTTACCTTTTTTTGTAGTGATGAGAATTACGCCGCCGGAAGCTCTTGCTCCATAAATAGCAGCCGACGCATCTTTCAACACAGAGATATTCTCAATTTCATTTGGGTTTACTACCGGCACACCATCCGTAACCACCCCATCCACAACATACAACACTTTCTCCCCGTTAATACCACCCAGTCCGCGAATACTCACGCTGGGTAGTGAGGTTGGGTCGCCCCCTTCATTCTGCACAATCACACCGGGCGCTTTACCCTGCAATAGCTCGGTAAAGTTGTGTACCGAACGCGACGCTACCTTATCGAGCTTTACATCTGTTTGCGCACCTGAAAATGTTCCTCTTTTTTGTGTACCATAACCCACCACCACTACCGTATTCAGCTGCGTTTCTTCGGGCTCTAATTTGATGAAATTGGGAGCGCCGGCTTTCAATATCACTTCCTTTATAGCATAGCCAACATAAGAAACTATAACTGTAATGGTTTCCCCATCGGCTTCCAGCCTGAAGGCCCCCTTTGAATCGGTTTGGGTACCCACTGTAGTGCCTTTAATGGTAAGGGTTACTCCCGATAAAGGAGCAGCATCATCTGTTACCGTTCCGGTAAACACCTGGCTGCCCGCTGAATAACTGATAAAGTTGCTTCCGGGTTGTTCGGGAACAGTTGATGAGTTAGCCGGCTTTTTTTCTTTATTATAGATCACCACGGTATTGGCATGGCTTTCAAAATCAAGACTGGTTTTACCCAATACTTTCCTGAGCGCCTCTTCAACCGTGATCTCCTTTTTTTCGTGAAGGGTTACTGTGTATTGCCTTACGTCACTTACGTCAAAAGCGAATTTCACCTGAACCCTGATGGCGATATCTGTCAGTACTTTTTCAAGCGGTTGCTGATCTACATTGATAAGCACCGTTTTCTTAAGCGGGTTGGCTGTTTGCGCCGTCAGGGGCAAAATAAAAGCCAGCAAACAAAAGAGCGTAGCGGCCCGTGAAAGCAAGCAGATTGCTTTCCATCTGTTTACAGAAGGACTCATAAATAGAACGTTATGGATTAATTATTGAATGAAGACTGTTTGGTTATGTAACGAAAACTGAATATGATCTTTAGCGCCCAACAGGTTCAGGATCCTGATCACTTCCTGTAAAGGGATATCACGTTTAACCTGCAGGTAATAATCGCCGGTATATTGGGTACGTTTGTTTTCAACCGATACATTAAAATGATCCTGCAACCATTGCATTACTTCGTTCAGGGCTGCATTTTGCAGGAACAGATCACCCCTGATCCAGGCATTGGCTTCGCCCTCCTGCGCACTGTCTTTACGCACCGTATTCTGTTGTTTTATATAGCGTAACCGTTGGCCTGGCAACAGGTAGCCCAGGGTATCCTGCTGTTTATGCACCAGCACTTTTCCGGTAACCACCGACACTTTTACCTCACCTGTACGACTGAGCATTTTTACCGAGAAAGAAGTGCCCTTTACTGTGGTACTCACCCCATTTGATTGAACCGTGAACGGATGCGCCGCATCTTTTTTTACCTCGAAAAAAGCTTCCCCCCGTTGCAGCGTTATGTTCCTGTGACCCGAAAAATTGCTGTAATATATAATCATTGAATTATCGTTGAGCCACACCGTGCTGCCATCGGGCAACAATTGCTTTTCTACTTTACCAGGCGCAGCGGCCACCACCACGCGGGTTGGAAGAGTAAACCAGTAAGCAAGACCGCAACAAACGATCAGCGCAGCAGCTGCTGCGGCATATTTTATCCAGATATTCCGGCTACGGGTTTTAACAGGCAGATCAGGGAGCACCGCCGAAAAAACGGCATCATGCATCCTGCTTTTCAGCAATAAACGGGCATTATCATTGGTAAAGGAATACGGTTCACCTGCAGCCGATTGTTTATCCAGCCAACTGTATAACTCCTGCAATTCTTCTTCAGTACAGGCATTCCGGCTGAACTTTTCCAGTAATTGATCGATATGTTCCTGATAATTCAACGATGATTATTTTTCGGCTTTAACACTAAGACAGGTAAACATAAAAGGTCAACTATCCGGAAGCAACATTTTTTTTAAAAAAGAAAAAAACAAGGAGGGTGAGCAGTTCCGCCTTCCATACCAGGCTTAATTTTTTAACTGCTGTATTTAACTGGTTGCGCACGGTTTGTTCGGAATTACCTGTTTCGTGGGCGATTTCACTAACAGACAGGCCCGAAAACTGGTGCAGTTCATACACCTGTTTCATTTTACGGGGAAGCGTGTTTACCAGCGATCGCAGGGCAGATTCCGTATCCTTTCGTTCATAAGCGGCGGCGGGAGAAATTCCGCTTTCATTATTATATAATACATCCAGGCTGGTAACAGGATATTTCTTTTTAGAGAGATGGTTCAGGATGCGGTTCTTTAAGGCAGTGAATAAGTAAGCGGGCAATGATTGTATTTCGGGCAGTTCATGGCGTTTATTCCAGAAATGAATAAAGAAGTCCTGCACTACTTCTTCCGCATCGTGCCTGTTTTGCAATACTTTAAATGCATATTGAAACAGTGGTTCCCACCAGGTATCGAAGAGAACCTGGAAAGAGGGCTGATGGCCACGGGCTATTTTTTGCAGTAATAATTTGTCAGCGTTTCCCACTTGCAGTGTTTTTAACAACTTTTAGCAGCATGACATCTCCGGTCATACCGGCGCAAATTAAAAAGAGTTAGCGGGTAAGTGTTATTAAGAAATTATTATGTGGGTAGTATATTTGACCTATGTTATTATCCTGCAACCATCTATACACATTCCTGTTCATCATATTATTATGCTGTGTAAAAGCCCCATAGAACCCGGTCACCATCAAATGATCTTCGCACCATGCACCATCGTTATCCATGAGTTGGGTCACAACCAGGGTCTTCCGCATTGCCCTACCAAAAATTGCATCATGAACGACGCCAATGAGCGCATTCAAACCGTTGATCAGAGCGCAAATACCTATTGTTCGGTGTGTAAAGGCAAATTATAATCGATCATCAGTAACTTACTTTGAGTCATCAGTAGCTTTATATGGCTCATCAGTAATTCACTTTAATTCATCCTTGTCAATTTATGCAATGGCTTTTACTAACTATGTGTCAACCCTTACTCATTATAGTTAATTAAGTTCCTATTATGTTTCATCAATTCTTATAAATAGATCATCCAGGACCAACTTTGGACCATCAGTTCGTAAGTTTAGTGCATATCTGCTTAACTTATGCATATATCTTTAGTAGTTTTCACTATAAATAAGCAACGTATGCTCCAATGTTATGCACTTATGTGCCAATGTTATGTAGGGTTGTCCAAAAGTTATACCGGGTTGCTCCAATGTTTATACAGGTTGCACCAATGTTTATCCAGGTTGCTCCAATGTTATGTCAGGTTACTCCAATGTTGGTTCGAAATGCCACGTAGTTAGTCCTAAATGCGGCATCTTTAATGAGATTTGCCACAAAGTTTGATCAAAATGCCTAATTGTTTGATCAAAATGCCTAAATGTTGGGAATATGTGACTTAATTTCCCCTTAATGCCCCTTCCGCAAAAAAACAAGAGCTTTTCCCAGGCCAACTGCCCCGGAAAAGCTCCTGGTAAACGGATAGAAAGTACGGAAAAAGTGCAGGAATCGCACTACATTACTGAACGGTTATATCAACATCTTTCACTTCGCTCTTTGCATCGTACCTGTTTATATTGGCAGCAACAAAAGTTGCTTTGTAAGCGCCTGGCGCCCCATATATATAGGTAAACGATGCTAATGTGGTGGTCATATTCTTTAATGGCGTGCCGGTATCGGGCAACACCTTCTTCAGATTCAATGGTTTTGAAATTACCCAGCCTTCAGCTTCCGGACTGCTGGTAGTGGTGCCGCCCTTTATTTGTAACTGCGAAGTAGAGATGGTCCAGGCTACACCCGGCGCCTTCATAGCTACCGATTTAAACCCGGCGGTAGACTCCCCTATCCCCAGCAGGGAATACGTAGTACTATCTGCCAGCACATTGGACAACGCAACCGATTTGATGGTCCAGGTGCGCTGGGCGCTGCCGGCCGTTCCGGTAAATTTAAACGCCACATAAACAGGATGGTCACCGGTAATAAATTGTGACAGATCTATAACGCCTGCATCTGTGGCGGTACTATTTGTCGCCAGCTTTGCTTTGCTGGTAACATCCGTCCAGGTAGCCTGGTAAATATTGGTTGAATCGTATACGCCTGAAAAATCGGTAGACACCAGTAACTTCAGCGTATTTGTTTGTGAACCCGTTGTCATGGCCGTATTGAATTGCAATTGCGGAACGCCATCTGCCGTTACCCGGTCATTGTATTCATACTTATGATAGGGCTCGCCCGAATAAAACGTCAGGTAGTAAGGATTGCCGGTAAACGAAAACCGGATCGTATCGGCAAGGGCATAGGCATCTTTATCGGTGGTTACCGAAAAGCCCGTTGATTCAACTGTTTTTTTATTGCAGGCCGCACAGGTTATAATTAGCACTGTTATAAAGAGGAATTTTTGCATAATAAGATGTTAAGTGAGTAGTGAGTAGTCAGTAGTGAGTGGGCTTCTGATTATTCGGAAGTCTGAACAATAGCGAGTTCACTCACTACAGACTACTCACTACTGACTAATTACCAATAAGGATTCTGCACCATTTTTTTATTCAACGTCATTTCGCTTAAGGGAATGGGATACAACAAATGCTTGTCATTCACATTCGCTGCATTTACTGCGGCATAGGCATACGTAGTACCTCCCTTTGCTTTAAACTCGTCGGAGATATCGTGCATGGTTTGTACAAAGATGCCCCAGCGAATGAGGTCGGGTTTGCGCAGCCCTTCAAAACACAATTCACGGGCCCGTTCATTGCGCACTTCATCGCGGAACCCATCCTGTGAGGCGATGGCGGTATCTGTTAACCCGGCCCTACGGCGTACCAGGTTCAGCGATTCATTTGCCAGCGCAGTGGCCCCGGTGGCCTCGTTCTCTGCTTCTGCCAGCATCAGCAATACATCGGCATAACGCAGAATGGGAAAATTGGTAGCTGTATAGTTTTTGTTCTTGGGAAATA
The Niastella koreensis GR20-10 genome window above contains:
- a CDS encoding acyltransferase family protein, with product MQQQKRFLALDVFRGMTICFMIIVNTSPDGSHTYAPLLHAQWHGFTPTDLVFPSFLFAVGNAMSFVMPRWENASTGFVLGKILKRTLLIFILGYLMYWFPFVRMDKVTGVYAFYPFEKTRVFGVLQRIALAYCFASLMLYFLKFRATIIITAAILLLYWPVLYFFGDSADPLSLAGNAVLKLDLWLLGPDHLYHGEGVPFDPEGFLSTFPAIANVVGGYWVGRFLQQKGGTYEALTKLMLAGFALLVLAHFWNYSFPINKKLWTSSFVLHTVGIDCLIIAAIVYIADIQQKTSWTPFFQVFGKNPLFIYLLSEVLAILYSVFKLPSGISVFRWLYDNIFIHLATPYFGALVQAVLFMLLCWSVGYWMDKKKIYVRV
- a CDS encoding alkaline phosphatase: MNKLLFTLLIVLRTTAFSQPANYTVANAHSHNDYEQPVPLLTAYNETFGSIEADIFWYNGEILVAHSEKELALHRTLEDMYLKPLQSFIEKNKGHIYADAARHLQFMIDIKTDSVTTLNKLVELLRKYPVLTQCSTLQIAISGNRPEVSAYASYPSFIWFDGELQKEYPAAALARVVMLSADLKKYTMWNGKGIIPSPQWDTLQKLVSHAHALNKRVRFWGAPDFTNAWIQLMRLQVDYINTDSIKALSDFLRKMPSNSFKNKTGYKPYQPTFLHDGVDKPVKNILLFIGDGTGLAQLYAGYTANKGALNVFNMRNIGFSKTSSYDCYVTDSAPGSTAFASGEKTNNRHVGVDHTGVAIPLLPVFLKTKNIKTGLVTCGDITDATPADFYAHQTDRENSIAIIHDLKKADIDLLMGSGRESLANVALLEGNVKDAGSDSAFQELSPEFTVVHSVDSVKDVPGKKWVVVDPKAGLPVLRGREHWLEQAFSKAVKTLSRNKAGFFLMTEGAQVDYGGHANDLSYVASEVMDFDQVIGKAMQFADADGQTLVIVTADHETGGLSLLAGDYSNGYVSGNFSTNDHTATPVPVFAYGPQSFRFRGVYENTELFYRMMAALNIPIRK
- a CDS encoding RagB/SusD family nutrient uptake outer membrane protein, which gives rise to MKKILNNIVIYCMAAGVLTSCDKKLDIEPEGSPVTGNFWKTQADAISGSNALYEQFDGEEFYGRGFMWYINASDDMVTGRSNAKADNVKNFNSATSGVSYLTDQWKMRYIVIKRANDIILHVPGIEMDGALKSRILGEAYFLRGLMYFQLSYNYGNENAGVPIVTEANSSSTAAVARAASVSENYALVESDFKTAANLLPYFDTYKAEDYGRAHKTAAWAYLSKMYLYTKSWPNAEKYADSVIKSGKHALLGKFGDVFTIANNWTKEYIWSALSTPKGTGGWGSILPGVMLENKGWGKYNGWGYYTPTKELYDAYENGDQRREVTILKPGDAFRFFGKDTVYGSANSLSGYQFRKYMEPFSYANPISTYISPNGDHPTTALNPPLLRYAEVLLIKAEAELMQGKNADAEINAIRNRAGLTNITGATLAELKKQRRCEFAGEWADRHRDLVRWGDAQTAYAQPLHGYNGAIIWPARTFNPAVHNVWPVPSTEISNSGGVIKQSTGW
- a CDS encoding SusC/RagA family TonB-linked outer membrane protein is translated as MSPSVNRWKAICLLSRAATLFCLLAFILPLTAQTANPLKKTVLINVDQQPLEKVLTDIAIRVQVKFAFDVSDVRQYTVTLHEKKEITVEEALRKVLGKTSLDFESHANTVVIYNKEKKPANSSTVPEQPGSNFISYSAGSQVFTGTVTDDAAPLSGVTLTIKGTTVGTQTDSKGAFRLEADGETITVIVSYVGYAIKEVILKAGAPNFIKLEPEETQLNTVVVVGYGTQKRGTFSGAQTDVKLDKVASRSVHNFTELLQGKAPGVIVQNEGGDPTSLPSVSIRGLGGINGEKVLYVVDGVVTDGVPVVNPNEIENISVLKDASAAIYGARASGGVILITTKKGKSGAASITVDAKYGAQKAWRKLQPLNAKEYADMMNLAADNAGKPRSPAFDATTYPDGQITRTNWMDDIFRTGHINDYNVNINGGSDKSKYFMGFGYRKAEGTLLNTYTERYNFRLNSDHQLKPWLKVGENLQYTFTNGNGANTQSAYTGAILSAIFYPPSVAPYNADGTYAGLPATYAGSYGDVINPVAYLNRLDYKNPVNGILINPYVDIKLHRNLTFRSNFALTKSFSTAREFDTRVLEIGKIFDFNQLSISNDNYTNLLAEQTLTYNKEFGEHHVTAVAGYVYQHELAEGAYAQAQDFTDERVVYRYFQNANDIFKPQSYKTEKALVSYLARVNYDYQEKYLLTLLGRRDGTSLVAKGNKFANYYAVTGGWVISREAFMHGINWLNNLKLRTSYGLLGNLGSLPANSVNVPMQPTTAYMGQDPAQVYGYAEDAISNLNMKWAQSRQYNVGADVAVLDNRLSLNADYFIKNTENMLYRRPPASTNGVNYGKWDNVGEAQDKGIELGINYNGNPKAAFQYSIGATITKVSNKLVSLTDNITTVSTADINIRSTLAPVIMQVGSPLWSYYVVPTAGIFKTQDEVNNYKNKNGALIQPNAKPGDLKFVDVSGNGKIDDSDRVIRKGNYPNFTYGFSFNASYKNFDLNFFVQGVQGNKIFNGLKYLAMQAGASGQNYNMLHDVVNAWTPENPNAAIPRVSLTDANGNFSTVSDWYLDNGSYARIKNVTLGYTLPGKLTNRVKINTLRVYVTANNLVTITKYKGFDPEVGMNEYGIDKGRYPQARSVFVGVNVNF
- a CDS encoding FecR family protein; protein product: MNYQEHIDQLLEKFSRNACTEEELQELYSWLDKQSAAGEPYSFTNDNARLLLKSRMHDAVFSAVLPDLPVKTRSRNIWIKYAAAAAALIVCCGLAYWFTLPTRVVVAAAPGKVEKQLLPDGSTVWLNDNSMIIYYSNFSGHRNITLQRGEAFFEVKKDAAHPFTVQSNGVSTTVKGTSFSVKMLSRTGEVKVSVVTGKVLVHKQQDTLGYLLPGQRLRYIKQQNTVRKDSAQEGEANAWIRGDLFLQNAALNEVMQWLQDHFNVSVENKRTQYTGDYYLQVKRDIPLQEVIRILNLLGAKDHIQFSLHNQTVFIQ
- a CDS encoding RNA polymerase sigma factor: MGNADKLLLQKIARGHQPSFQVLFDTWWEPLFQYAFKVLQNRHDAEEVVQDFFIHFWNKRHELPEIQSLPAYLFTALKNRILNHLSKKKYPVTSLDVLYNNESGISPAAAYERKDTESALRSLVNTLPRKMKQVYELHQFSGLSVSEIAHETGNSEQTVRNQLNTAVKKLSLVWKAELLTLLVFFFFKKNVASG
- a CDS encoding DUF5017 domain-containing protein; translation: MQKFLFITVLIITCAACNKKTVESTGFSVTTDKDAYALADTIRFSFTGNPYYLTFYSGEPYHKYEYNDRVTADGVPQLQFNTAMTTGSQTNTLKLLVSTDFSGVYDSTNIYQATWTDVTSKAKLATNSTATDAGVIDLSQFITGDHPVYVAFKFTGTAGSAQRTWTIKSVALSNVLADSTTYSLLGIGESTAGFKSVAMKAPGVAWTISTSQLQIKGGTTTSSPEAEGWVISKPLNLKKVLPDTGTPLKNMTTTLASFTYIYGAPGAYKATFVAANINRYDAKSEVKDVDITVQ